A genomic stretch from Mycobacterium cookii includes:
- a CDS encoding CocE/NonD family hydrolase, which yields MGIRHNVGVRMSDGVELRVDIHYPTDRDTGEPAAGPFPVLMSMTPYGKKAPPPAAQIGGGPTPYLIKRGYIEVMVDVRGCGVSGGSFQMFGDRQRQDGVELVDWASKLPNANGRVGMFGVSYLAINQLFTAAAVGPNSPLKAIFPVMAARDFYRDAAAMGGAPHLRTVRAYGGVYRLLNVVNPMLEVVHLGKHPRPRAGGVAAVRERGRAQRGFFRPLIADAVAGGDTAFDEEFWDALRPATVLPDIVANNVAVFLVGGWHDAFQRGAPLNYTALQNAYAGRHDEQPMQPGQPVSERIRLMMGPWYHVSDYGGLHLQAIQLRWFDYWLNDAAEAEISGSPLTFQAIGSPRWFHAREYPLPAATPTRFYLSRDGRLTADSAPETSTATIKYVGRGPVAGRSVEQWTLGMTSFIRAQRGGSTRYDQDNRRVHRGALHYTTEAFATPTLIAGPITLTLLATATTTETLWVAHLDDVAPDGASRPLTQGALLGSHRALDPERTWYLPDGTVLKPHHLSTRAAVEPVVPGELTRYDVEIFPTAAVLEAGHRLRLTVTTFDFPHLVPTVPARRALAGGSYELHQGGPTPSHLLIPVADPDSID from the coding sequence GTGGGCATCCGGCACAACGTCGGGGTGCGGATGAGCGACGGGGTGGAGTTGCGCGTCGACATCCATTACCCCACCGACCGCGACACCGGGGAGCCTGCCGCCGGTCCGTTCCCGGTGCTGATGTCGATGACGCCGTACGGCAAGAAGGCCCCGCCGCCGGCCGCTCAGATCGGCGGCGGACCGACCCCGTACCTGATCAAACGCGGCTACATCGAGGTGATGGTCGACGTCCGGGGGTGCGGTGTCTCCGGCGGCTCGTTCCAAATGTTCGGCGACCGCCAGAGGCAGGACGGCGTCGAGTTGGTCGACTGGGCATCGAAGCTGCCCAACGCCAACGGTCGGGTGGGCATGTTCGGGGTGTCCTACCTGGCGATCAACCAGCTGTTCACCGCCGCTGCCGTCGGCCCGAATTCGCCGCTGAAGGCGATCTTCCCGGTGATGGCCGCCCGCGATTTCTACCGCGACGCGGCCGCGATGGGCGGGGCGCCGCACCTGCGCACCGTGCGTGCCTACGGCGGGGTGTACCGGCTGCTCAACGTCGTCAACCCGATGTTGGAAGTGGTCCATCTGGGCAAGCATCCCCGGCCGCGGGCCGGCGGGGTCGCCGCGGTGCGCGAGCGCGGACGTGCTCAGCGTGGCTTCTTCCGGCCGTTGATCGCCGATGCTGTGGCCGGCGGCGACACCGCCTTCGACGAAGAGTTCTGGGATGCGTTACGTCCCGCCACGGTGCTGCCGGACATCGTCGCCAACAACGTGGCGGTCTTCCTCGTCGGTGGCTGGCACGACGCCTTTCAGCGCGGCGCGCCGCTGAACTACACCGCGCTGCAGAACGCGTACGCGGGCCGCCACGACGAGCAGCCGATGCAACCCGGCCAGCCGGTGTCCGAGCGGATCCGGCTGATGATGGGCCCCTGGTACCACGTCTCGGACTACGGCGGTCTGCATCTGCAAGCGATTCAGCTGCGCTGGTTCGACTACTGGCTCAACGACGCCGCCGAGGCGGAGATCTCCGGGTCGCCGCTGACCTTCCAGGCCATCGGCAGCCCGCGCTGGTTCCACGCCCGCGAGTATCCGCTTCCCGCGGCGACGCCCACCCGGTTCTATCTCTCCCGTGATGGCCGGCTGACCGCCGACAGCGCGCCCGAAACCTCCACGGCCACAATCAAATACGTGGGACGCGGCCCGGTGGCCGGTCGAAGTGTCGAGCAGTGGACGCTCGGGATGACCAGCTTCATCCGCGCCCAGCGCGGCGGGAGCACCCGCTACGACCAGGACAACCGGCGCGTGCATCGCGGTGCGTTGCACTACACCACCGAGGCGTTCGCGACGCCGACCCTGATCGCCGGTCCGATCACGCTCACCCTGCTCGCCACCGCGACGACCACCGAAACGCTGTGGGTCGCCCACCTCGACGACGTCGCACCCGACGGCGCCAGCCGGCCGCTGACTCAGGGCGCGCTGCTGGGTTCGCACCGCGCATTGGACCCGGAGCGCACCTGGTACCTGCCCGACGGCACCGTGCTCAAGCCGCATCACCTCAGCACCCGGGCAGCGGTCGAGCCCGTCGTTCCGGGGGAGCTGACCCGCTACGACGTCGAGATATTCCCCACCGCCGCGGTGCTCGAGGCGGGCCACCGGCTGCGTCTGACCGTGACCACGTTCGACTTCCCGCATCTGGTCCCGACCGTGCCCGCGCGCCGCGCCCTGGCCGGCGGCAGTTATGAATTGCACCAGGGCGGACCGACGCCGTCGCACCTGCTGATACCGGTAGCCGATCCGGACAGCATCGACTGA
- a CDS encoding nuclear transport factor 2 family protein, which translates to MSVDEAVRGLWRALSSRDWDGVKTFLSTDCIYVDMPVGPTLAARGPDDIVKRLKVGLEPLAGYENHDGVLVSNGADAMYEHSETWRWASGETAVLQFVSVHRVDDDGKVSLWKDYWDMGGMTAQAPPTWLEDLAAADTSWIFDATGLI; encoded by the coding sequence ATGTCGGTGGACGAAGCGGTGCGTGGGTTGTGGCGGGCGTTGTCGAGCCGGGACTGGGACGGTGTCAAGACGTTCCTGTCCACCGACTGCATCTACGTCGACATGCCGGTCGGCCCGACGCTGGCCGCCCGCGGACCCGACGACATCGTCAAGCGGCTCAAGGTCGGGCTCGAACCGCTGGCCGGGTATGAGAACCACGACGGGGTGCTGGTGTCCAACGGCGCCGACGCCATGTACGAGCACTCCGAGACCTGGCGGTGGGCAAGCGGGGAAACCGCTGTGCTGCAGTTCGTTTCGGTGCACCGCGTCGACGACGACGGCAAGGTGTCGCTGTGGAAGGACTATTGGGACATGGGCGGCATGACCGCGCAGGCGCCGCCGACGTGGCTGGAGGATCTCGCGGCCGCGGACACGTCGTGGATCTTTGATGCGACGGGGTTGATCTGA